ATTGTATTGGTCCAAAATGGCTTGTGCAAAACCTTCTGCCTGGAGATCTTTTGAAGGTTGTTTGGCCAGGTATTCGGCGGTAAGTTTTTTCCATCGGGTATCATCGGTCGTTCCACCTGCTCCAAGATTGGTCTTCCAGGGTCCTTCTGCAGATGCTTCCCTAACCATAGAGTCGAGGCCGGTCACATAACCATACTGAGTCTTGATATCCTCCCTGCTCCACATCTCCGTCGGCGCACCCATAGCATCTCCGATGGCCGAACCCACGATCATACCCAGCACTTTGTCGTACAATTCTTTTTCTGTGAGATTGAGTTTGACGATGGGTTTTTCTTCAAACACGATCGGGGCATGATCAGTACCACAGGATATCAAGGTAATAATAAAGATAAGTGCAAATACCTGGATGGTTTTCATAAGGAAATGGATGGTTAAATAAAAAAAATCATCCCAGGATCAAAGCCCTGGCTTCGGTCAAAAGTACGAGCTTTTGATCAAGGGTCAGGTTTAAAGGCAACTGAGCTATACCGATCAATCTTCGCAATATCTCTACTCCGATATATTGGTCCAGTAATCTTTGATCAGGGACTCGGACATCGCTATATACCGAAAGGGTAAGTTCGACGAGGTTTGGATCCAAACCTGCTAGTTTAAAATGGGCGAGCATCACTCCAAGATCAAACTCTGCATCTCCTACAAAGGCAAATTCAGGATCGATCACTTTGATATCCTGATCTACTTTGAGCCAGCTGCCGGTATAAAAATCACCATGCAGCAGCGTTGTTCCTTCAGCCAGATAGCGTGCTCCGAGTTTTTCGATTTGCTTTTTCAGTTCAGTATCCTGTTTAAATGGTATTGCCAAGGATTGCAACCCTGGCTGTATTGTATCCAGATTAAAACCATTCTCTTCCAAATAAGGAAAATGAAAGATATGCTCATGATTGAGTTTTTTCATTGCACTGTTATCCGGGAAAGGCATAGCCTGCAAGTTATGCAAGGCGATGAGGTACTGAACAAGCAG
The window above is part of the Saprospiraceae bacterium genome. Proteins encoded here:
- a CDS encoding phosphotransferase; translated protein: MILREEFDAYTEDYLRGMDWLYPNMEVYDYKKAGEGNMNFVVRVCTNRGNFIVKQSRPYVEKYPQIPAPIDRIAVEYAFYQKINQHPMLTGFSPKIKGFDPMFHIMAMEDLGYGSDFLGLYSGTVTISEAEIRLLVQYLIALHNLQAMPFPDNSAMKKLNHEHIFHFPYLEENGFNLDTIQPGLQSLAIPFKQDTELKKQIEKLGARYLAEGTTLLHGDFYTGSWLKVDQDIKVIDPEFAFVGDAEFDLGVMLAHFKLAGLDPNLVELTLSVYSDVRVPDQRLLDQYIGVEILRRLIGIAQLPLNLTLDQKLVLLTEARALILG